The sequence below is a genomic window from Methanobacteriales archaeon HGW-Methanobacteriales-1.
AATATTGAATCTAATATAGATAATGGTTTTTTCTCTATGGATATCATTTCCAAAGCAATTTCCTTAACTGCTGCGGGTTCTGATGCCCGAATGTCAGGTTGCACTTTACCAGCTATTAGTAATTCTGGTAGTGGCAATCAAGGTATTTCAGCTACCATGCCGGTGGTGGTGGTTGCTGATGAAATGGGTATTGATACAGAGAAAAAAATTCGAGCAGTGACTTTAAGTAACCTGGTTACTATTTACCTCAAATCACATCTGGGGCGATTATCTGCCATGTGTGGTGCTATTATTTCTTCTATGGGTGCTTGCTGTGCGATTACTTTCATTCTAGGTGGTAAAAAAAGAGAAATCGAATCTGCACTCCAGATAATGATGGCTAATGTAACGGGAATGATCTGTGATGGGGCCAAGTCTGGATGTGCTTTAAAGATATCTACTTGTACTTATGCTGCATTTCAATCTGCACTCTTAGCAGTTTCTGGAGTTTCTATAAGTGAAAAAGAAGGCATCATTGAAAAAAACCTTGAAAAAACAATAGAAAATTTTTGTACTTTAGCTAATACTGGAATGAAAGAAGCAGATAGACTTATTCTGGAAATGATGATGGAAAAAAGCTATTCCTAGATTAGGTTTGCTTTAGAATAACTTAAAAATTTGAATCATAGATTTTCTAAAATAATTCATTAACATTCATTTTTTCATGAAATAAATTTTTTTAAGATGATTTTTGCAGAAAAATGAAATAGATTAAATACGGATCATATTCCTAAATTCACGGGGGAATTAAATGGAAAGCGCAAAAATTCTGGTGGTAGAAGATGAAAGCATCCTGGCTCTGGGATTAAAACATAAACTGGAAGATATGGGCCATATTGTATTAGACACGGTTAATACTGGTGAAAAAGCTATTAAAGCCGCTCAAGAACATATTCCAGATATTATTTTAATGGATATTGTTTTAAAAGGAAATATGGATGGTATTGAAGCTACAAAAATTATCCGTAAGCAGATGAGTGTTCCTGTAATTTATCTCACGGCCTATGCTGATGAAGAAATAATTCAAAAGGCCAAAGTAACTGAACCTCATGGTTACCTAGTCAAACCTTATATGTCCAATGAATTAAATGCTAATATTCAGATGGCTCTTTATAAACATAGTTTATCTAAAAAAGAAGCTGAAAAAATTAAAAAATCAGTATTGGAAGATTTTAACTCTTGCATTGATAAAATTAAATATAGTTCAAACATAAATAACGAATCAGA
It includes:
- a CDS encoding response regulator; this translates as MESAKILVVEDESILALGLKHKLEDMGHIVLDTVNTGEKAIKAAQEHIPDIILMDIVLKGNMDGIEATKIIRKQMSVPVIYLTAYADEEIIQKAKVTEPHGYLVKPYMSNELNANIQMALYKHSLSKKEAEKIKKSVLEDFNSCIDKIKYSSNINNESDMRKLLFVVFAKRLEADWKPDFIKNNDKNGINESSSGGEIFETYLIWLMNQLNNIGIKNTFKSNSHQLCLKFENCPWIEESQKNPIFCLNCKASLIRSFEWTNLEGEIINKSTMAKGSSECVFSFNF